A region from the Panicum hallii strain FIL2 chromosome 1, PHallii_v3.1, whole genome shotgun sequence genome encodes:
- the LOC112884829 gene encoding uncharacterized protein LOC112884829 has protein sequence MAEGSCAAVAPAPCRLGGAVAAPAPGRRCCGIGGGGGCGLGLARLVRRLRGRGRRALRAASSSTQPRRRACQYDPLSYARNFDLGGCDGDGDAARGYYSCSFSSRFVLVPASSSSAGAGAVPAGAAPAAVATS, from the coding sequence ATGGCGGAAGGCAGCTGCGCGGCGGTTGCGCCGGCGCCGTGCCGGCtcggcggcgcggtggccgcgccggcgcccggccggCGGTGCtgcggcatcggcggcggcgggggctgcGGGCTCGGGCTCGCGCGGCTGGTGCGGCGCCTGCGGGGGCGGGGCAGGCGGGCGCTGCGCGCCGCCTCGTCCTCGACGCAGCCGCGCCGGCGCGCGTGCCAGTACGACCCGCTCAGCTACGCGCGCAACTTCGACCTCGGCGgctgcgacggcgacggcgacgccgcGCGCGGCTACTACagctgctccttctcctcccGTTTCGTGCTCGTAcccgcgtcgtcgtcgtccgccggcgccggcgcggtccCCGCCGGCGCTGCTCCAGCAGCAGTCGCGACAAGCTAG
- the LOC112894610 gene encoding nuclear transcription factor Y subunit C-4-like, which translates to MEPSSQPQPVMGVATGGSQAYPAAAAYAPPAMVPGAPAVVPPGSQPAAPFPNPAQLSAQHQMVYQQAQQFHQQLQQQQQQQLREFWTTQMDEIEQTTDFKNHTLPLARIKKIMKADEDVRMISAEAPVVFAKACEVFILELTLRSWMHTEENKRRTLQKNDIAAAITRTDIYDFLVDIIPRDEMKEEGLGLPRVGLPPAVGATTDSYPPYYYMTAQQMPPGGGMIYGGQQGHPVTYMWQQPQGQEEEPPEEQQQQRSA; encoded by the coding sequence ATGGAACCATCCTCACAGCCGCAGCCTGTGATGGGTGTTGCTACTGGTGGATCACAAGCTTATCCTGCTGCCGCTGCCTATGCGCCTCCAGCAATGGTACCTGGAGCTCCTGCTGTTGTTCCTCCTGGCTCACAGCCAGCAGCACCATTCCCCAATCCGGCTCAACTCAGTGCTCAGCACCAGATGGTCTACCAACAAGCTCAGCAATTTCACCAACAACtgcagcaacagcaacagcagcagctcAGAGAGTTCTGGACTACCCAGATGGATGAGATCGAGCAGACAACTGACTTCAAGAACCACACCTTGCCACTTGCAAGGATAAAGAAGATAATGAAGGCTGATGAGGATGTGCGGATGATCTCTGCAGAAGCTCCTGTTGTCTTTGCGAAGGCATGTGAGGTATTCATATTGGAGCTGACATTGAGATCATGGATGCACACAGAAGAGAACAAGCGCCGGACCTTACAGAAGAATGACATTGCAGCTGCCATCACTAGGACTGACATATATGACTTCCTGGTGGACATAATTCCTAGGGATGAAATGAAAGAAGAGGGACTCGGGCTTCCAAGGGTTGGGTTGCCGCCTGCTGTGGGGGCGACGACTGATAGTTATCCACCATATTACTATATGACAGCACAGCAGATGCCACCAGGAGGTGGAATGATATATGGTGGCCAGCAGGGTCACCCAGTTACGTATATGTGGCAGCAGCCTCAGGGGCAAGAGGAAGAGCCTCCTgaagagcagcagcagcaacgatcCGCCTGA